The DNA segment TCAGTCGCCCCCTTTGGTGATAATCGCATTGGCTCTTACCGCTGGAACGGCAGCGTGAACGTGAACGTCGAGCCTGCGCCGACCTGGCTCTTCACCCAGATCTTTCCGCCATGGAGTTCGATGAACTTCCGTGCGAGAGCCAGCCCGAGCCCGGTACCTTCCGCTTTCTTGTCCGCGG comes from the Candidatus Methylomirabilota bacterium genome and includes:
- a CDS encoding ATP-binding protein; this encodes KFTPEGGRIEVGAAPRDGAVEVSVRDTGVGIAPEDQEAVFEEFRQVGAADKKAEGTGLGLALARKFIELHGGKIWVKSQVGAGSTFTFTLPFQR